ACCCTAGGCAGGTGACAGAAGGCAGCGATTTGAAACGGACCTAATGCGATTGCAACGCCTGAGGAAAACGTTGGAAATGCTATCCAATTTACCATTTACTAAATTGCGAATCGTATTGAACTTACAAAAATTGTGACTTACTATTGCAACATAGCATAACTGAGCGTTCGAGTCTGGGAGCCCGAAGGTCAACCGCATCTTTACAAGCTTTCGTGTCGCCGTCCGCGTCTGCGTCACTGCCTCAAGAATGTGTTAATTCGGAATTttgaagacaacaacaaaGACTGCTACCAAAACCAGCGACATCAGTTTGCCGACAAAAAACGTAAACAAAAGCCCCAATACTCacagaaaccaaaaacaaacaaaaatcagTTGAttcatgaattttttttatgaagataaatatttaaatgatttctcACAAACTTTATTGGGATTTCCCTTAAGAGGTTTAGACAATCAGTCAACTactttaaatgtttttaaatattttgtttcatattttttgcaatattttattaaaatatttttatttaaacttgtTTTGTGGAATATTCGAATTATTTACACTTTTTAAAAGCCTTATGAAtgttattattaataatattaaaatcaagactgccattttttgttgttttttttttttgaataatttgcAGATATAAATAGGCACACCTTATTATTATTGAATATTAAAATGGCCTTGGAGGTGCATTAAAAGTGTTGACAAGGTTATATAAAcctaaaaaatgtttacttgTGATACAATTACTCAGcagatatatattattatttattttttatacagcCAGTTAAAAGAAGAGCAATATGCAAGCATTGAGACAAATCCGCAAACGTATGGAGTTGCTCCTGATGCTGCTCATTGGCGTGGCTTGGGGCATTATTTTGTCGGAGCTGATGCGTCGTACCCGTTGGCAGTTTGCTGATAGCTTTCTGCAGGCTAGAGGTCACTTTCCCAGCAGCTTCAGAACTAGGGACTGCCACACAGCGCCATCCACATCCGTCTCTACCATAACTCCTACAAATATGAGTGTTCCTCTAGCCAGTCGGCTTTTCAACGAGACCCGCATCCTTTGCATAGTGCCCAGCAGCCCACAGACCCATCTAAGCCGGGCCATCCATATTAAACGCACTTGGGGATCGCGTTGCAACAAGCTAATCTTTATGAGCACCAAGGAGGACAAGACACTGGGGGCCGTAGACCTAAAGGTCAAGGAGGGCAACTCAAACCTATGGGGAAAAGTTAGGGCATCACTGCAGTATGCCTACAAAAATCACTTCCAAAACTATGACTGGTTCCTAAAGGTTGATGAAGAGACGTGAGTGGAAACTATACCAGTAACAACATCAAAGTAAAGTAATCCTTTTTCAGTTATGTGGTCATGGAAAACCTTCGCTCCTTTCTATATCCCTATAGTCCAATGGAACCTGTTTACTTTGGCAATAAATTTCGCAGTCCACAAGTAAAAAAGGTAAAACAGGAGatcatttaaaaacatttcatttctaataataattacaataCAGGGCTACATGTCGGGTGGAGCTGGTTATGTCTTAAGCAAAGAGGCCCTTCACAGGTTCATGAAATTCGGGTTTAGTAATGGCAGTATCTGCAGTAACCGCAGCTATGGATACGAAGACGT
This region of Drosophila bipectinata strain 14024-0381.07 chromosome 2L, DbipHiC1v2, whole genome shotgun sequence genomic DNA includes:
- the LOC108125528 gene encoding glycoprotein-N-acetylgalactosamine 3-beta-galactosyltransferase 1 yields the protein MQALRQIRKRMELLLMLLIGVAWGIILSELMRRTRWQFADSFLQARGHFPSSFRTRDCHTAPSTSVSTITPTNMSVPLASRLFNETRILCIVPSSPQTHLSRAIHIKRTWGSRCNKLIFMSTKEDKTLGAVDLKVKEGNSNLWGKVRASLQYAYKNHFQNYDWFLKVDEETYVVMENLRSFLYPYSPMEPVYFGNKFRSPQVKKGYMSGGAGYVLSKEALHRFMKFGFSNGSICSNRSYGYEDVELGRCLQAVGVVGGDSRDDHGLNRFIPYSPLQSYPKPPEWYPPYPYYKLANVTTDCCSNSAITFHYIYPNDLYVLDYIIYRLKTFGVPKDLEKMPVKRLMKNEMEKWRNDLPTEGKITIKLFPGTSQNTT